In Lemur catta isolate mLemCat1 chromosome 1, mLemCat1.pri, whole genome shotgun sequence, one DNA window encodes the following:
- the ZNF699 gene encoding zinc finger protein 699: MEKERTAAELPRNLIQDSVVFEDVAVDFTQEEWVLLDPSQRNLYRDVMLENFQNLASLGYPLHTPHLISQWEQEEDLQTVKRGFIQGICTGEHHEDFETQLKTNESVVPQDICGEKIPNEQKIVRFKRNDSWSSILPENWEYCGIDYQNKSHERHLKRNHVVENINECNEENQHGQTFSQIPNLDTLQRTTETKSYECHECGKAFVDHTSLKNHIRSHTGSKRYQCKECGKAFHFLACFKKHMKTPTEEKPYECKECTTAFSCSSFFRAHMKIHSGRTNYECKECGKAFSCSSSLTEHKRIHSGDKPYECKECRKAFSCSSSLSKHKRIHSGDKPYECKECGKAFSSSSHLIIHIRIHTGEKPYECKECGKAFSESSKLTVHVRTHTGEKPYKCKECGKAYNCPSSLSVHMRKHTGEKPYECLECGKSFYLPTSLNTHVKNQSREKPYECKECGKAFSCPSSFRAHMRDHTGKIQYECKECGKAFSRSSSLTEHLRTHSGEKPYECKECGKAFISSSHLTVHIRTHTGEKPYECKKCGKGFIYPSALRIHMRTHTGEKPYECKECGKAFRHSSYLTVHARMHTGEKPFECLECGKAFSCPSSFRRHVRSHTGEKPYECKECGKAFVCPAYFRRHVKTHTRENI, translated from the exons GACTCCGTGGTCTTTGAGGATGTGGCTGTGGACTTTACCCAGGAGGAGTGGGTTTTGCTGGATCCTTCTCAGAGGAACCTCTACAGAGATGTGATGCTGGAAAACTTCCAGAACCTGGCCTCACTAG GGTATCCGCTACACACACCCCATCTGATCTCCCAGTGGGAACAAGAGGAGGACCTGCAGACCGTGAAGAGAGGATTTATCCAGGGCATCTGTACAGGGGAGCACCATGAAG attttgagACTCAACTTAAAACTAATGAATCAGTTGTCCCACAAGATATTTGTGGAGAAAAAATACCCAATGAACAGAAGATAGTAAGATTCAAAAGAAATGATTCCTGGTCCTCCATTTTACCTGAAAACTGGGAATACTGTGGTATTGATTATCAGAACAAAAGCCATGAGAGACATTTGAA aagaaatcATGTGGTGGAGAACATCAATGAATGTAATGAAGAAAATCAGCATGGACAAACCTTTAGCCAAATTCCAAATCTTGATACACTCCAGAGAACTACTGAAACAAAATCCTATGAATGCCATGAGTGTGGAAAGGCCTTCGTGGATCACACATCCCTTAAGAATCACATCAGGTCTCATACTGGCAGCAAACGCTACCagtgtaaggaatgtgggaaagccttccaTTTTCTTGCTTGTTTTAAGAAGCATATGAAAACTCCCACTGAAGAGAAGCCTTATGAGTGTAAGGAATGTACCACAGCCTTCAGTTGTTCCTCATTCTTTAGGGCACATATGAAGATTCACTCTGGAAGAACAAACTACGAGTGTAAGGAgtgtgggaaagctttcagttgTTCTTCATCCCTCACAGAACACAAAAGAATTCATAGTGGAGATAAGccttatgaatgtaaggaatgcaGGAAGGCCTTTAGTTGCTCCTCCTCACTCTCCAAACACAAAAGAATTCACAGTGGAGATAAGccatatgaatgtaaggaatgtgggaaagccttcagttcTTCCTCTCACCTTATCATACATAtaagaattcacactggagagaagccttaTGAATGTAAAGAGTGTGGAAAGGCCTTCAGCGAGTCCTCAAAACTCACTGTACATGTGAGGacacacactggagagaaaccctataaatgtaaggaatgtgggaaagcctacAATTGTCCCTCCTCCTTAAGTGTCCATATGAGAAaacacactggagagaaaccctacgaATGTCTGGAATGTGGAAAATCCTTCTATCTTCCCACTTCCCTTAATACACATGTGAAAAATCAAAGTAGAGAGAAACCCTacgaatgtaaggaatgtgggaaggcttTCAGCTGTCCTTCATCCTTTAGAGCCCACATGAGAGATCACACTGGAAAGATACAATATGAATGTAAAgagtgtgggaaggcctttagtCGTTCCTCATCCCTCACTGAACACTTAAGAACTCACAGTGGAGAGAAGccttatgaatgtaaggaatgtgggaaagcctttattAGTTCCTCTCACCTTACAGTACATATaagaactcacactggagagaaaccttatgaatgtaagaAATGTGGGAAAGGTTTTATTTATCCCTCAGCTCTTAGGATCCACATGagaacacacactggggaaaaaccctatgaatgtaaggaatgtgggaaagcattTCGTCATTCTTCATACCTTACTGTACATGCAAGAAtgcacactggagagaaaccctttgaatgtctggaatgtggaaaagccttcagttGTCCCTCATCCTTCCGAAGACATGTGAGAagccacactggagagaaaccctatgaatgtaaggaatgtgggaaagcctttgtTTGTCCTGCCTACTTTCGAAGACATGTGAAAACTCACACTAGAGAAAACATCTAA